A stretch of Usitatibacter palustris DNA encodes these proteins:
- a CDS encoding MotA/TolQ/ExbB proton channel family protein, translating to MLSIIEAAGWPIWFIIFTSIVALAIIGERFWSLRTSLVAPRDMLVNTIHEYQAKGVTPDFISRLQSGPLVGRIFAAALMNEKGTREAIKDSVEDAGRAVGLELERFLNTLGTIATVSTLLGLFGTIVGMIEIFGSQNPTSGAGNPAQLAHGISVALYNTLFGIGVAIPAVIFYRHFRNRVDVLVIEMESQAIKLIEIIRGERRA from the coding sequence GTGTTGTCGATCATCGAAGCGGCCGGCTGGCCAATCTGGTTCATCATCTTCACCTCCATCGTCGCGCTTGCGATCATCGGCGAGCGTTTCTGGTCCTTGCGGACTTCGCTCGTGGCTCCGCGCGACATGCTCGTCAACACGATCCACGAATACCAGGCCAAGGGCGTGACGCCCGATTTCATCTCGCGCCTGCAATCGGGTCCGCTCGTCGGCCGCATCTTCGCCGCGGCGCTGATGAACGAGAAGGGCACGCGCGAAGCGATCAAGGATTCCGTGGAAGACGCGGGCCGCGCCGTCGGGCTCGAGCTCGAGCGCTTCCTCAATACGCTGGGCACGATCGCCACGGTCTCCACGCTGCTCGGCCTCTTCGGCACGATCGTCGGCATGATCGAGATCTTCGGCTCGCAGAATCCGACGTCGGGTGCGGGCAACCCGGCGCAGCTCGCGCACGGCATCTCGGTCGCGCTCTACAACACGCTCTTCGGCATCGGTGTGGCGATCCCGGCCGTGATCTTCTACCGGCACTTCCGCAATCGCGTGGACGTGCTCGTGATCGAGATGGAAAGCCAGGCGATCAAGCTCATCGAGATCATCCGCGGAGAGCGCCGGGCATGA
- the miaA gene encoding tRNA (adenosine(37)-N6)-dimethylallyltransferase MiaA, giving the protein MGAVLARGPRPAVHERSLIKAVFLLGPTASGKTSVALALAERFPIEIVSVDSAQVYRGMDVGTAKPSDAERARVPHHLIDIVDPTDAYSAGRFREDALKLAGAIHGRGRLPVFAGGTMLYIRALTRGLATLPPAHPEVRARIDARAAKEGWPTLHAELARIDPATAARLKPMDSQRIQRALEIYAVSGKPMSVLLRDTEIPALAFTALRIALEPSDRAQLHARIEARFRTMLAAGLVEELEALRGRYLLTDTLPSMRAVGYRQAWDTLEGREKAETLEARGVAATRQLAKRQLTWLRAMDDLERYDCLRADLAEAVAARVDGFLSRSRGT; this is encoded by the coding sequence ATGGGTGCAGTTCTCGCTCGCGGACCTCGACCGGCTGTTCATGAGAGGTCGCTGATCAAGGCCGTTTTTCTTCTCGGCCCCACGGCGAGCGGCAAGACCTCGGTGGCGCTCGCGCTCGCCGAACGCTTTCCCATCGAGATCGTGAGCGTCGATTCCGCGCAGGTGTACCGCGGGATGGACGTGGGCACCGCGAAGCCGAGCGACGCCGAGCGCGCGCGCGTGCCGCACCACTTGATCGACATCGTTGATCCCACCGACGCTTATTCCGCTGGTCGCTTTCGCGAGGATGCATTGAAGCTCGCGGGCGCGATCCACGGGCGCGGCCGACTGCCCGTGTTCGCGGGCGGCACGATGCTCTACATCCGCGCACTGACGCGCGGGCTCGCGACGCTGCCGCCGGCGCATCCGGAGGTGCGGGCCCGAATCGATGCGCGGGCCGCGAAGGAAGGCTGGCCGACGCTGCATGCGGAGCTCGCCCGCATCGACCCCGCAACGGCCGCGAGGCTCAAGCCCATGGATTCCCAGCGCATCCAGCGCGCGTTGGAGATCTATGCGGTTTCAGGCAAGCCGATGTCCGTGCTGCTTCGCGACACGGAGATTCCCGCGCTGGCGTTCACGGCGCTGCGCATTGCGCTCGAACCCTCCGATCGCGCGCAGTTGCACGCACGCATCGAGGCGCGCTTTCGCACCATGCTTGCCGCGGGGCTCGTCGAAGAGCTCGAAGCCCTGCGTGGCCGTTACCTGCTCACAGACACGCTGCCCTCGATGCGCGCGGTGGGATATCGCCAGGCGTGGGACACGCTCGAAGGGCGCGAGAAAGCGGAAACGCTGGAGGCGCGCGGGGTCGCCGCCACGCGACAACTCGCGAAGCGGCAACTCACGTGGCTGCGCGCGATGGACGACCTCGAGCGTTACGACTGCCTGCGCGCGGACCTCGCCGAAGCGGTGGCCGCGCGCGTGGACGGCTTCCTCAGTCGTTCCCGTGGTACTTGA
- the mutL gene encoding DNA mismatch repair endonuclease MutL, giving the protein MGKIAALPELLVNQIAAGEVVERPASALKELLENSLDAGARSLSVELAEGGVRRMRVVDDGGGISREDLPLALARFATSKIATLADLERAATLGFRGEALASIGSVARLSLISRQADERNAWRIACEGGALTNVEPAALAAGTTVDVEELFYNTPARRKFLKSEATEFARCEEAFARIALSRPDCAFGLSHNGRRSAHYPPENLRARAARVIGDEFAEGAVDVRSEGAPVSLTGLVAAPGFTRASRDAQYLFVNGRFVRDKVVAHAIREAYADVLHHDRHPAYVLFLTMDPALVDVNVHPTKSEVRFRDSGSMHRFVFHALSRALAEPLAGGAPPPVAAPMFQPSPSFQGTLGMAQPAARYEALFASAVATERRLDAVPAREGQPAHAEAPMLGFALAQVHGIFVLAQNAAGLVMVDMHAAHERIVYEKLKNALDAATLASQPLLVPIPMTATAEEVEQAGAAREGLEKLGFDVAPAGPRELVIRAVPALLSDLDTVGLLRSILGDMHEFGASRALVEQRNELLSTMACHAAVRANRTLTLPEMNALLREMEETERAGSCNHGRPTWVQFSLADLDRLFMRGR; this is encoded by the coding sequence ATGGGCAAAATCGCAGCGCTCCCCGAGCTCCTCGTCAACCAGATCGCCGCCGGCGAGGTGGTAGAACGCCCTGCGTCCGCGTTGAAGGAGTTGCTCGAGAACAGCCTCGATGCCGGCGCGCGCAGCTTGAGCGTCGAGCTCGCCGAAGGCGGCGTGCGCAGGATGCGTGTCGTCGACGATGGTGGCGGCATCTCGCGCGAGGACCTGCCGCTGGCACTCGCCCGCTTCGCCACGAGCAAGATCGCAACCCTCGCGGATCTCGAGCGCGCGGCGACGCTCGGTTTTCGCGGCGAGGCGCTGGCTTCCATCGGGTCGGTCGCGAGGCTTTCGCTGATCAGCCGGCAAGCCGATGAACGCAACGCCTGGCGCATCGCCTGCGAAGGCGGTGCCCTGACCAACGTGGAGCCCGCGGCGCTCGCGGCCGGAACGACGGTCGACGTCGAGGAGCTCTTCTACAACACGCCCGCGCGGCGCAAGTTCCTCAAGAGCGAAGCCACCGAGTTCGCGCGGTGCGAGGAAGCGTTCGCGCGCATCGCGCTCTCGCGCCCCGATTGCGCGTTCGGCCTCAGCCACAACGGCCGGCGCAGCGCGCACTACCCGCCCGAGAACCTGCGTGCCCGCGCCGCGCGCGTCATCGGCGACGAATTCGCCGAGGGCGCGGTGGACGTTCGCTCCGAGGGCGCGCCGGTTTCGCTCACGGGCCTGGTTGCCGCGCCCGGTTTCACCCGCGCCTCGCGCGATGCCCAGTACCTGTTCGTGAACGGACGCTTCGTGCGCGACAAGGTCGTGGCGCACGCCATCCGCGAGGCGTACGCCGATGTGCTGCACCACGATCGCCATCCGGCCTACGTGCTGTTCCTCACGATGGACCCGGCGCTCGTCGATGTGAACGTCCACCCGACCAAGAGCGAAGTGCGCTTCCGCGATTCGGGTTCGATGCACCGGTTCGTTTTCCACGCGCTCTCGCGCGCGCTCGCGGAGCCGCTGGCGGGAGGGGCACCGCCGCCCGTGGCTGCGCCCATGTTCCAGCCGTCGCCCAGCTTCCAGGGCACGCTCGGCATGGCCCAGCCGGCCGCTCGTTACGAGGCGCTCTTTGCTTCGGCCGTCGCCACCGAGCGCCGCCTTGATGCGGTGCCCGCTCGCGAGGGCCAGCCTGCGCACGCCGAAGCGCCGATGCTGGGATTCGCGCTCGCCCAGGTGCACGGCATCTTCGTGCTCGCGCAGAACGCCGCGGGCCTCGTGATGGTCGACATGCACGCCGCGCACGAGCGCATCGTCTACGAGAAGCTCAAGAACGCGCTCGATGCCGCCACGCTCGCGTCGCAGCCCCTGCTGGTGCCGATCCCGATGACCGCGACCGCCGAGGAAGTGGAGCAGGCCGGCGCCGCGCGCGAGGGGTTGGAGAAACTCGGCTTCGACGTGGCGCCGGCCGGCCCGCGCGAGCTCGTCATCCGCGCCGTGCCCGCGCTGCTGTCGGATCTCGACACCGTGGGGCTGCTGCGCTCGATCCTCGGCGACATGCACGAGTTCGGCGCGAGCCGCGCGCTCGTCGAGCAGCGCAACGAATTGCTTTCGACCATGGCCTGCCATGCGGCGGTGCGCGCCAATCGCACGCTGACGCTGCCGGAGATGAACGCGCTCCTGCGGGAGATGGAGGAAACGGAACGCGCCGGCAGCTGCAACCACGGGCGTCCGACATGGGTGCAGTTCTCGCTCGCGGACCTCGACCGGCTGTTCATGAGAGGTCGCTGA
- a CDS encoding dodecin family protein — protein MAKKQVPAVYKIIEIVGTSSSSWADAAKNGIKEASKSLRDLRVAEVDRLDVKVEAGKLVYRAKMKVSFKYHGND, from the coding sequence ATGGCCAAGAAGCAAGTTCCCGCCGTCTACAAGATCATCGAAATCGTCGGCACGAGTTCATCGTCGTGGGCCGATGCCGCAAAGAACGGCATCAAGGAAGCGTCCAAGAGCCTGCGCGACCTGCGCGTGGCGGAAGTCGATCGCCTCGACGTGAAGGTCGAGGCGGGCAAGCTCGTCTACCGCGCTAAGATGAAGGTGAGCTTCAAGTACCACGGGAACGACTGA
- the xseA gene encoding exodeoxyribonuclease VII large subunit codes for MPLAFPSEKPPVITVAELNRRARELLEGEFRMLWVAGEISNVKLAPSGHWYFGLKDAAASVDCAMFQSRARFLDFKPVNGQQVEVRARVTLYEPRGSYQLVVDEMRKAGLGALYEAFEKLKARLDAEGLFAAERKRPLPEYPRAIGIVTSPAAAALRDVLTTLARRAPMVPVILYPAPVQGEGAGARIAAAIAVANARAECDVLVVCRGGGSLEDLWAFNEEVVARAIAASAIPVVSGVGHETDFTIADFAADLRAPTPTAAAAAASPDRDSLCEMVAQMQRRLSRDLERLLETSAQRLDRAARRLLTPDERIARHREALDRLARRMRQCAHAQLRLHRAHFDARRAALGHLDPTRVLARGYAIVRDADGAIRRSSEGLVAGQPLDIAFSEGGAEVSVIRKRTAS; via the coding sequence GTGCCGCTCGCCTTTCCCTCCGAAAAACCACCCGTCATTACCGTCGCCGAACTGAACCGGCGCGCGCGTGAACTCCTGGAAGGCGAGTTCCGGATGCTGTGGGTCGCGGGCGAAATATCGAACGTGAAGCTCGCGCCTTCGGGCCATTGGTACTTCGGACTCAAGGACGCGGCGGCCTCGGTCGATTGCGCGATGTTCCAAAGCCGCGCGCGGTTCCTGGACTTCAAGCCGGTGAACGGACAGCAAGTGGAAGTGCGCGCTCGCGTCACGCTCTACGAGCCGCGTGGTAGTTACCAACTCGTCGTCGACGAAATGCGCAAGGCCGGGCTGGGCGCGCTTTACGAAGCATTCGAGAAGTTGAAGGCCAGGCTCGATGCCGAAGGACTCTTCGCGGCCGAGCGCAAGCGCCCCCTGCCCGAGTACCCGCGCGCGATCGGGATCGTCACCTCGCCCGCCGCCGCCGCGCTGCGCGATGTGCTCACGACGCTTGCACGGCGCGCGCCCATGGTCCCGGTCATCCTCTACCCCGCGCCGGTGCAGGGCGAAGGCGCGGGCGCGCGAATCGCCGCGGCGATCGCCGTGGCCAATGCCCGCGCCGAATGCGACGTGCTCGTTGTATGCCGCGGGGGCGGAAGCCTCGAGGACCTCTGGGCGTTCAACGAGGAAGTCGTGGCGCGGGCCATCGCCGCATCGGCCATTCCGGTCGTGAGCGGCGTGGGCCACGAGACCGATTTCACCATCGCCGATTTCGCCGCCGACCTGCGCGCGCCGACGCCGACGGCGGCCGCCGCCGCCGCGAGCCCCGACCGTGACTCGCTGTGCGAAATGGTTGCGCAGATGCAGCGTCGCCTCTCGCGCGATCTCGAACGCCTCCTCGAGACCAGCGCGCAACGGCTCGACCGCGCCGCCCGGCGCCTGCTCACCCCCGACGAGCGGATCGCGCGCCATCGCGAAGCGCTCGATCGCCTCGCCCGCCGAATGCGCCAGTGCGCCCATGCGCAGCTTCGCCTGCACCGCGCGCACTTCGATGCGCGGCGCGCGGCCCTCGGGCATCTCGACCCCACGCGGGTACTCGCTCGCGGCTACGCGATCGTTCGCGATGCCGACGGCGCGATTCGCCGCTCGAGCGAGGGTCTCGTGGCCGGCCAGCCGCTCGACATCGCCTTCTCGGAAGGCGGCGCCGAGGTTTCTGTTATAAGGAAACGAACCGCTTCGTAG